One Comamonas endophytica DNA window includes the following coding sequences:
- the hutU gene encoding urocanate hydratase yields the protein MIHAAARPSPGHRHDPQRMVRAPRGAQISCRNWSIEAAYRMLQNNLDAEVAERPEDLVVYGGIGRAARNWECYDQILASLRRLEPDQTLLVQSGKPVGVLRTHEGAPRVLLANSNLVPHWADWQHFHALDRQGLMMFGQMTAGSWIYIGSQGIVQGTFETFVEAGRQHHGGSLAGQWILTAGLGGMGGAQPLAGVLAGACVLAVECQQSRIDLRLRTRYVDQQARDLDHALALIAQHTAARQAFSVALCGNAAEVFPELARRARAGGMRPGIVTDQTSAHDLVHGYLPAGWSVAQWRDAADDPAEHARLTAAAAQSIALQVRAMLDFHALGIPTMDYGNNIRQVALDAGVRNAFDFPGFVPAYVRPLFCEGKGPFRWVALSGDPEDIYRTDARIQQLFPGNHPTHRWLEMARARIAFQGLPARICWLGLGERHLAGLAFNAMVHSGELKAPIVIGRDHLDCGSVASPNRETEAMLDGSDAVSDWPLLNALLTTASGATWVSLHHGGGVGMGYSQHAGMVIVADGTPEAAARLARVLWNDPASGVMRHADAGYTQALDTARRHGLDLPMQR from the coding sequence ATGATCCACGCTGCCGCACGTCCTTCTCCAGGCCACCGCCACGACCCGCAGCGCATGGTGCGCGCGCCGCGCGGCGCGCAAATCAGCTGCAGGAACTGGTCCATCGAAGCCGCCTACCGCATGCTGCAGAACAATCTGGATGCCGAGGTGGCCGAGCGCCCCGAGGACCTGGTGGTCTACGGCGGCATCGGCCGCGCGGCGCGCAACTGGGAGTGCTACGACCAGATCCTGGCCTCGCTCAGAAGGCTCGAGCCCGACCAGACGCTGCTGGTCCAGTCGGGCAAGCCGGTGGGCGTGCTGCGCACCCACGAGGGGGCGCCGCGCGTGCTGCTGGCGAATTCCAACCTGGTGCCGCACTGGGCCGACTGGCAGCACTTCCACGCGCTGGACCGCCAGGGCCTGATGATGTTCGGCCAGATGACGGCCGGCAGCTGGATCTACATCGGCTCGCAGGGCATCGTGCAGGGCACCTTCGAGACCTTCGTGGAAGCCGGGCGCCAGCACCACGGCGGCAGCCTGGCCGGGCAATGGATCCTCACCGCGGGGCTGGGCGGCATGGGCGGGGCGCAGCCGCTGGCCGGCGTGCTGGCCGGGGCCTGCGTGCTGGCCGTCGAATGCCAGCAAAGCCGCATCGACCTGCGCCTGCGCACGCGCTATGTGGACCAGCAGGCGCGCGACCTCGACCACGCGCTGGCGCTGATCGCGCAGCACACCGCAGCGCGCCAGGCTTTCTCGGTGGCGCTGTGCGGCAATGCCGCCGAGGTGTTCCCTGAGCTCGCGCGGCGCGCCCGGGCCGGCGGCATGCGCCCCGGGATCGTGACCGACCAGACCTCGGCGCACGATCTGGTGCATGGCTACCTGCCCGCCGGCTGGAGCGTGGCGCAATGGCGCGATGCGGCCGACGACCCCGCCGAGCACGCGCGCCTGACGGCGGCGGCGGCGCAGAGCATCGCGCTGCAGGTGCGCGCGATGCTCGACTTCCACGCGCTGGGAATTCCCACGATGGACTATGGCAACAACATCCGCCAGGTGGCGCTCGATGCCGGCGTGCGCAATGCCTTCGACTTTCCGGGCTTCGTGCCGGCCTATGTCCGGCCGCTGTTCTGCGAAGGCAAGGGTCCGTTCCGCTGGGTCGCGCTCTCGGGCGACCCCGAGGATATCTACCGCACCGATGCGCGCATCCAGCAGCTGTTTCCCGGCAACCACCCTACTCACCGTTGGCTCGAGATGGCGCGCGCGCGCATCGCCTTCCAGGGCCTGCCCGCGCGCATCTGCTGGCTGGGCCTGGGCGAGCGGCATCTCGCGGGGCTGGCGTTCAACGCAATGGTGCACAGCGGCGAGCTCAAGGCGCCGATCGTGATCGGGCGCGACCATCTGGACTGCGGCTCGGTCGCCAGCCCGAACCGCGAGACCGAGGCCATGCTCGACGGCAGCGATGCGGTGTCGGACTGGCCGCTGCTCAACGCCCTGCTCACCACCGCCAGCGGCGCGACCTGGGTCAGCCTGCACCACGGCGGCGGCGTCGGCATGGGCTACTCGCAGCACGCGGGCATGGTGATCGTGGCCGACGGCACTCCCGAAGCCGCGGCGCGCCTGGCGCGCGTGCTGTGGAACGACCCGGCCAGCGGCGTCATGCGCCATGCCGATGCCGGCTACACGCAGGCGCTGGACACGGCCCGGCGCCATGGCCTGGACCTGCCGATGCAGCGTTGA
- the hutI gene encoding imidazolonepropionase has protein sequence MPCSAPLATLPPADGCWQPVTLAPDMYQADAAIDAGALACIVVDQGRIAWIGPQAVLPACHARLPRHEGRGRLATPGLVDCHTHLVYGGQRAHEFALRIAGASYEEIARAGGGILSTVAATRAASEDELLAQALPRLQQLLAEGVCAIEIKSGYGLSLVHERRQLRVARRLGQLCGVTVRSTFLGAHALPPEYAGRSQAYIDLVCSHMLPALAAEGLVDAVDVFCERIAFSLAETEQVFHAARQLGLPIKLHAEQLSNMEGAALAARHGALSCDHVEHLSANGIAAMRAAGTVAVLLPGAFYTLRDTRRPPIAALRAAGVPMAVSTDHNPGSSPCLSLLLMANMACTLFGLTVPEALAGITRHAARALGLQDTHGLIASGRPANFVLWPVQDGAELAYWLGQRPACTIVRQGRIAA, from the coding sequence ATGCCGTGCTCCGCGCCCCTTGCCACCCTGCCCCCGGCCGACGGCTGCTGGCAGCCGGTCACGCTTGCGCCGGACATGTACCAGGCCGATGCGGCCATCGACGCTGGCGCGCTCGCCTGCATCGTCGTGGACCAGGGACGCATTGCCTGGATCGGCCCGCAGGCTGTCCTGCCCGCCTGTCACGCCCGGCTGCCGCGGCATGAGGGCCGGGGGCGGCTGGCCACGCCGGGCCTGGTCGACTGCCACACGCACCTGGTCTATGGCGGCCAGCGCGCGCACGAGTTCGCGCTGCGCATTGCCGGTGCGAGCTATGAGGAGATCGCGCGCGCGGGCGGCGGCATCCTGTCCACCGTCGCGGCCACGCGCGCCGCCAGCGAGGACGAACTGCTGGCCCAGGCGCTGCCGCGCCTGCAGCAGCTGCTGGCCGAGGGGGTGTGCGCCATCGAGATCAAGTCGGGCTACGGCCTTTCGCTCGTGCACGAGCGCCGGCAGCTGCGCGTCGCGCGCCGGCTCGGGCAGCTGTGCGGCGTCACGGTGCGCAGCACCTTCCTGGGCGCGCACGCGCTGCCGCCCGAATACGCGGGCCGCAGCCAGGCCTACATCGACCTCGTCTGCAGCCACATGCTGCCGGCGCTGGCCGCCGAAGGCCTGGTCGACGCGGTCGACGTGTTCTGCGAGCGCATTGCCTTCTCGCTGGCGGAAACCGAGCAGGTGTTTCATGCCGCGCGGCAGCTCGGCCTGCCGATCAAGCTGCATGCCGAGCAGCTGTCGAACATGGAAGGCGCGGCGCTGGCGGCGCGCCATGGCGCGCTGTCATGCGACCATGTGGAGCATCTGTCGGCCAACGGCATTGCCGCCATGCGCGCTGCCGGCACGGTGGCGGTGCTTTTGCCCGGCGCCTTCTACACCCTGCGCGATACCCGGCGCCCGCCGATCGCGGCGCTGCGCGCAGCCGGCGTGCCGATGGCCGTATCCACCGACCACAATCCCGGCAGCTCGCCCTGCCTGAGCCTGCTGCTCATGGCCAACATGGCCTGCACCTTGTTCGGCCTCACCGTGCCCGAGGCGCTGGCCGGCATCACGCGGCATGCGGCGCGCGCGCTGGGCCTGCAGGATACGCACGGCTTGATCGCCAGCGGGCGGCCCGCCAACTTCGTGCTCTGGCCGGTGCAGGACGGCGCGGAGCTGGCCTACTGGCTGGGCCAGCGCCCGGCCTGCACCATCGTGCGCCAGGGGCGCATTGCCGCATGA
- a CDS encoding formimidoylglutamate deiminase, with product MSAPGIVSDCRLWAQDALLPQGWAREVLLQWDAAGTFTQVESGVPAPAGVERAAGPLLPGMPNVHSHAFQRAFAGLTEWRGKAPDSFWSWRRRMYAFANRITPEALEAIALWVYLEMLDAGYTSVCEFHYLHHDAGGRPYADDATMSLALLRAAHKAGMGMTLLPVLYQTSGFGVPPAPEQARFIRSTDKLLALVQRLAPIAQSQGAALGLAPHSLRAVPPASLEAGVAGLHALLPKAPVHIHVAEQRQEVRDCIAWSGQRPAQWLLDHAPVDARWCLVHATHMAPGEYAAAARSGAVVGLCPSTEANLGDGIFNLPRWLRHGGRWGVGSDSQVCVNAAEELMLLEYGQRLQRRRRNVLASAGQPHTATAMLLQAVAGGAQATGRAVAGLQSGQQADFVMLDPAHIALRGLAAEYALAGHVFASARSSAVQQVWVAGQQRLLPRHHTLRTRAEAAFERVRWQLLQA from the coding sequence ATGAGCGCGCCCGGCATTGTTTCGGACTGCAGGCTCTGGGCCCAGGATGCGCTGCTGCCCCAGGGTTGGGCGCGCGAAGTGCTGCTGCAGTGGGACGCGGCCGGCACCTTCACGCAGGTCGAAAGCGGGGTACCGGCGCCTGCGGGCGTGGAGCGTGCCGCCGGCCCGCTGCTGCCGGGCATGCCCAATGTGCACTCGCATGCCTTCCAGCGCGCGTTTGCCGGCCTGACCGAATGGCGCGGCAAGGCGCCCGACAGCTTCTGGAGCTGGCGCCGCCGCATGTATGCCTTTGCCAACCGCATCACGCCCGAGGCGCTCGAGGCGATTGCGCTGTGGGTGTATCTCGAGATGCTGGACGCCGGCTATACCTCGGTCTGCGAGTTCCACTACCTGCACCATGACGCGGGCGGCCGTCCCTATGCCGACGATGCCACCATGAGCCTGGCGCTGCTGCGCGCTGCGCACAAAGCGGGCATGGGCATGACGCTGCTGCCCGTGCTCTATCAGACCTCCGGCTTCGGCGTGCCGCCCGCCCCCGAGCAGGCGCGCTTCATCCGCAGCACCGACAAGCTGCTGGCCCTGGTGCAGCGGCTGGCGCCCATTGCGCAGTCGCAGGGCGCGGCGCTGGGCCTGGCGCCGCATTCGCTGCGCGCGGTGCCGCCGGCCAGCCTCGAGGCCGGCGTCGCCGGGCTGCATGCGCTGCTGCCGAAGGCGCCGGTGCATATCCACGTTGCCGAGCAGCGTCAGGAGGTGCGCGACTGCATTGCCTGGAGCGGGCAACGACCGGCGCAATGGCTGCTGGACCATGCACCCGTCGACGCGCGCTGGTGCCTGGTGCATGCCACCCACATGGCGCCAGGGGAATATGCCGCGGCCGCGCGCAGCGGCGCCGTCGTCGGCCTGTGCCCCAGCACCGAGGCGAATCTGGGCGACGGCATCTTCAACCTGCCGCGCTGGCTGCGCCATGGCGGACGCTGGGGCGTGGGCTCCGACAGCCAGGTCTGCGTCAACGCGGCCGAGGAACTGATGCTGCTGGAATACGGCCAGCGCCTGCAGCGGCGCCGGCGCAATGTGCTGGCCAGCGCCGGGCAGCCACATACCGCCACGGCCATGCTGCTGCAGGCCGTGGCCGGCGGCGCCCAGGCCACGGGCCGCGCGGTGGCCGGACTGCAATCGGGCCAGCAGGCGGATTTCGTGATGCTCGATCCCGCGCATATCGCGCTGCGCGGCCTGGCCGCCGAATACGCGCTGGCCGGCCATGTGTTCGCCAGCGCGCGCAGCTCGGCGGTGCAGCAGGTATGGGTGGCCGGACAGCAGCGCCTGCTGCCACGCCACCATACGCTGCGCACGCGCGCCGAGGCGGCCTTCGAGCGCGTGCGCTGGCAGCTGCTGCAAGCATAG
- the purL gene encoding phosphoribosylformylglycinamidine synthase encodes MTLHLTQLEGGNALSSFRARQLLSALEAIHPKINGVTARFVHLVATDTAPDGDAHSRLAALLNYGEPYAGPEDGLALVVTPRLGTISPWASKATDIVRNCGLAIQRVERITEYRIQLKSGLLGGTPELTPEQLGQVAALLHDRMTESVMTSRNEAAKLFTELQAQPMAFVDVLGGGAQALVEANKAWGLALADDEIGYLVDAFQGLKRNPTDVELMMFAQANSEHCRHKIFNASFTIDGVPQEKSLFGMIRNTHQLSPQHTVVAYSDNASIMEGHQVERFVARLDAQAGQAAAPTYVKEEATHHVLMKVETHNHPTAISPFPGASTGAGGEIRDEGATGRGSKPKAGLSGFTVSKLWGSEIGRPEHIASPLQIMIEGPLGGAAFNNEFGRPNLAGYFREYEQEVGSVLRGYHKPIMIAGGLGVIDADQTKKIEFPAGSLLIQLGGPGMRIGMGGSAASSMATGTNAAELDFDSVQRGNPEIERRAQEVINHCWQQGANNPILAIHDVGAGGLSNAFPELTNDAGRGARFDLRAVNLEESGLSPKEIWSNESQERYVLAIAPESLAQFTAFCERERCPFAVIGTATEERQLVLEDTAVAEGAQKFPVDMPMDVLLGKPPKMHKEVTSCERTLPNMLLTGVPLESAVIDVLAHPTVASKRFLITIGDRAVGGLTHRDQMVGPWQVPVADVAVTLADFRGFAGEAMAMGERTPLAAINAPASGRMAVAEAITNLLAAPIELPRVKMSANWMAACGEPGEDAALYATVKAVGMELCPALDISIPVGKDSLSMRTQWTEDGVTKKVTSPVSLIITGFASIEDVRTTLTPQLDAVEEDTTLVLIDLGRGKMRMGGSILGQVLGQSGNETPDLDDAQDLVRLVDAVNALRAKGQILAYHDRGDGGLLATAAEMAFAGHVGVSLNVDMLVTEGDGISDSRMDSGDSKNWAQQVSGRREELTLKALFNEEIGVLLQVKTSERNEVMQTLREHGLAQCSHFVGKTRPLSSPIDAGKGQLQVWRDAKSVFSASLSDLHQVWDAVSWKIAQQRDNPACADAEHAAAGEPGDPGMHLELSFDPKEDVAAPFLNLAKPRVAVLREQGVNSHVEMAYAFTEAGFEAVDVHMTDLQTGRAKLQDFAGIVACGGFSYGDTLGAGIGWARSVTFNERLSQQFQQFFGRTDTFGLGVCNGCQMFAELAQIIPGAQDWPRFTQNQSNRFEARLSMVEVLESPSLFLQGMAGSRLPIAVAHGEGFANFSERGNAAQVLGAMRYVDNHGQPTEQYPFNPNGSAGGLTAVTTADGRFTAMMPHPERVFRNVQMSWTSGDKSEFSPWMRVWRNARKWIA; translated from the coding sequence GTGACCTTGCATTTGACCCAGCTGGAGGGCGGCAACGCCCTGAGCTCTTTCCGCGCCCGACAATTGCTTTCCGCCCTGGAAGCGATCCACCCCAAGATCAACGGCGTCACCGCGCGCTTCGTGCATCTCGTGGCCACCGACACCGCGCCCGACGGCGATGCCCACAGCCGGCTGGCGGCGTTGCTCAACTATGGCGAGCCCTATGCGGGACCCGAGGACGGCCTGGCGCTGGTGGTCACGCCGCGCCTGGGCACGATCTCGCCCTGGGCCTCGAAGGCCACCGACATCGTGCGCAACTGCGGCCTGGCGATCCAGCGCGTGGAGCGCATCACCGAGTACCGCATCCAGCTCAAGAGCGGCCTGCTCGGCGGCACGCCCGAACTCACGCCCGAGCAGCTGGGCCAGGTGGCGGCATTGCTGCACGACCGCATGACGGAGTCGGTCATGACCTCGCGCAACGAAGCCGCCAAGCTGTTCACCGAGCTGCAGGCGCAGCCGATGGCCTTCGTCGACGTGCTCGGCGGCGGCGCGCAGGCGCTGGTCGAGGCCAACAAGGCCTGGGGCCTGGCGCTGGCCGACGACGAGATCGGCTATCTGGTCGATGCCTTCCAGGGCCTCAAGCGCAATCCCACCGACGTGGAGCTGATGATGTTCGCGCAGGCCAACTCCGAGCACTGCCGCCACAAGATCTTCAACGCCAGCTTCACCATCGACGGCGTGCCGCAGGAGAAATCGCTGTTCGGCATGATCCGCAACACGCACCAGCTCTCGCCGCAGCACACGGTGGTGGCCTATTCGGACAATGCCTCGATCATGGAAGGCCACCAGGTCGAGCGCTTCGTCGCGCGCCTCGATGCACAGGCGGGCCAGGCCGCCGCGCCCACCTATGTCAAGGAAGAGGCGACCCATCACGTGCTGATGAAGGTCGAGACGCACAACCACCCCACGGCCATCTCTCCGTTCCCGGGCGCCTCGACCGGCGCGGGCGGCGAGATCCGCGACGAGGGCGCGACCGGCCGCGGCTCCAAGCCCAAGGCCGGCCTGAGCGGCTTCACCGTCTCCAAGCTCTGGGGCAGCGAGATCGGCCGGCCCGAGCACATCGCCAGCCCGTTGCAGATCATGATCGAGGGCCCGCTGGGCGGCGCGGCCTTCAACAACGAATTCGGGCGCCCGAACCTCGCGGGCTACTTCCGCGAGTACGAGCAGGAAGTCGGCAGCGTGCTGCGCGGCTACCACAAGCCGATCATGATCGCCGGCGGCCTGGGCGTGATCGATGCCGACCAGACGAAGAAGATCGAATTTCCCGCGGGTTCGCTGCTGATCCAGCTGGGCGGCCCGGGCATGCGCATCGGCATGGGCGGCAGCGCCGCCAGCTCGATGGCCACGGGCACCAACGCCGCCGAGCTCGACTTCGACTCTGTGCAGCGCGGCAACCCCGAGATCGAACGCCGCGCGCAGGAGGTGATCAACCACTGCTGGCAGCAGGGCGCGAACAACCCTATCCTGGCGATCCACGACGTGGGTGCGGGCGGCTTGTCGAATGCCTTCCCCGAGCTGACCAACGACGCGGGCCGCGGCGCACGCTTCGATCTGCGCGCCGTCAACCTGGAGGAATCCGGCCTGTCGCCCAAGGAGATCTGGTCGAACGAAAGCCAGGAGCGCTATGTGCTGGCGATCGCGCCCGAGTCGCTGGCGCAGTTCACCGCGTTCTGCGAACGCGAGCGCTGCCCGTTCGCGGTGATCGGCACGGCCACCGAGGAGCGCCAGCTGGTGCTGGAGGACACGGCGGTGGCCGAGGGCGCGCAGAAATTCCCGGTCGACATGCCGATGGACGTGCTGCTGGGCAAGCCGCCCAAGATGCACAAGGAAGTGACCTCGTGCGAGCGCACGCTGCCGAACATGCTGCTGACCGGCGTGCCGCTGGAATCCGCGGTGATCGATGTGCTGGCGCACCCGACGGTGGCCTCCAAGCGCTTCCTGATCACCATTGGCGACCGCGCGGTGGGCGGCCTGACGCACCGCGACCAGATGGTCGGCCCGTGGCAGGTGCCGGTGGCCGACGTGGCGGTGACGCTGGCCGATTTCCGCGGTTTCGCGGGCGAGGCGATGGCGATGGGCGAGCGCACGCCGCTGGCGGCCATCAACGCGCCGGCCTCGGGCCGCATGGCGGTGGCCGAAGCCATCACCAACCTGCTGGCCGCGCCGATCGAACTGCCGCGCGTCAAGATGTCGGCCAACTGGATGGCGGCCTGCGGCGAGCCCGGCGAGGACGCTGCCCTGTACGCCACCGTCAAGGCGGTGGGCATGGAGCTGTGCCCGGCGCTGGACATCTCCATTCCCGTGGGCAAGGACTCGCTGTCCATGCGCACGCAGTGGACGGAGGATGGCGTGACCAAGAAGGTCACCTCGCCCGTGAGCCTGATCATCACCGGCTTCGCTTCGATCGAGGACGTGCGCACGACGCTCACGCCGCAGCTCGATGCCGTGGAAGAAGACACGACGCTGGTGCTGATCGACCTGGGCCGCGGCAAGATGCGCATGGGCGGCTCGATCCTGGGACAGGTGCTGGGCCAGAGCGGCAACGAAACGCCAGACCTCGACGACGCGCAGGACCTGGTGCGGCTGGTCGATGCCGTCAACGCGCTGCGCGCCAAGGGCCAGATCCTGGCCTACCACGACCGCGGCGACGGCGGACTGCTGGCCACCGCGGCGGAAATGGCCTTTGCCGGCCATGTGGGCGTGTCGCTCAACGTCGACATGCTGGTCACCGAGGGCGACGGCATCTCCGACAGCCGCATGGACAGCGGCGACAGCAAGAACTGGGCGCAGCAGGTCAGCGGCCGGCGCGAGGAGCTCACGCTCAAGGCGCTGTTCAACGAAGAGATCGGCGTGCTGCTGCAGGTGAAGACCTCCGAGCGCAATGAAGTCATGCAGACGCTGCGCGAGCACGGCCTGGCGCAGTGCAGCCATTTCGTCGGCAAGACCCGTCCGCTGTCGAGCCCCATCGACGCGGGCAAGGGCCAGCTGCAGGTCTGGCGCGATGCCAAGTCGGTGTTCAGCGCCTCGTTGAGCGACCTGCACCAGGTCTGGGATGCGGTCAGCTGGAAGATCGCGCAGCAGCGCGACAACCCGGCCTGCGCCGATGCCGAGCACGCGGCCGCGGGCGAGCCTGGCGATCCGGGCATGCACCTGGAACTGAGCTTCGATCCCAAGGAAGACGTCGCCGCGCCCTTCCTGAACCTGGCCAAGCCCCGCGTCGCGGTGCTGCGCGAGCAGGGCGTGAACTCGCATGTGGAGATGGCCTATGCCTTCACCGAAGCCGGCTTCGAGGCCGTCGACGTGCACATGACCGACCTGCAGACCGGCCGCGCGAAGCTGCAGGACTTCGCCGGCATCGTCGCCTGCGGCGGCTTCAGCTACGGCGACACGCTGGGCGCGGGCATCGGCTGGGCACGCTCTGTCACCTTCAACGAGCGCCTGTCGCAGCAGTTCCAGCAGTTCTTCGGCCGCACCGACACCTTCGGCCTGGGCGTGTGCAATGGCTGCCAGATGTTTGCCGAGCTGGCGCAGATCATTCCCGGCGCGCAGGACTGGCCGCGCTTCACGCAGAACCAGAGCAACCGCTTCGAGGCGCGCCTGTCGATGGTCGAGGTGCTGGAGTCGCCCAGCCTGTTCCTGCAGGGCATGGCCGGCAGCCGCCTGCCGATCGCCGTGGCGCACGGCGAAGGCTTCGCCAACTTCAGCGAGCGCGGCAATGCGGCTCAGGTGCTGGGCGCGATGCGCTATGTGGACAACCACGGCCAGCCCACCGAGCAGTACCCGTTCAACCCGAACGGCAGCGCCGGCGGCCTCACGGCGGTGACCACGGCCGACGGCCGCTTCACGGCCATGATGCCGCACCCGGAGCGCGTCTTCCGCAACGTGCAGATGAGCTGGACCTCGGGCGACAAGAGCGAGTTCAGCCCCTGGATGCGCGTCTGGCGCAATGCCCGCAAATGGATAGCCTAA
- the map gene encoding type I methionyl aminopeptidase: protein MSITIKTAEDIEGMRVACRLASEVLDYIAPHIKPGITTAEIDRLGAECMAQQGTVSATIGYQPPGYPPYPGHLCTSVNHVVCHGIPSDKPLKKGDIVNVDVTVITPEGWYGDNSRMYLIGECSIAAKRLSQLTFESMWLGIQQVKPGNTLGDIGHAIQRFAEGHGLSVVREFCGHGIGRKFHEEPQILHYGKPGEGTVLEAGMVFTIEPMLNLGKRDIKELGRDGWTIVTKDHSLSAQWEHTLVVTPTGYEVMTLSAGSPPLPAFVTATRC, encoded by the coding sequence ATGAGCATCACCATCAAAACCGCCGAAGACATCGAAGGCATGCGCGTCGCCTGCCGCCTGGCTTCCGAAGTGCTGGACTACATTGCCCCCCACATCAAACCCGGCATCACCACCGCGGAAATCGACCGCCTGGGCGCCGAGTGCATGGCGCAGCAGGGCACGGTCTCGGCCACCATCGGCTACCAGCCCCCCGGCTACCCGCCCTACCCCGGCCACCTGTGCACCTCGGTCAACCACGTGGTCTGCCACGGCATCCCGAGCGACAAGCCGCTGAAGAAGGGCGACATCGTCAACGTCGACGTCACCGTCATCACGCCCGAAGGCTGGTATGGCGACAACTCGCGCATGTACCTGATCGGCGAATGCTCGATTGCCGCCAAGCGCCTGTCGCAGCTGACCTTCGAGTCGATGTGGCTGGGCATCCAGCAGGTCAAGCCCGGCAACACGCTGGGTGACATCGGCCATGCGATCCAGCGCTTCGCCGAGGGCCACGGGCTGTCGGTGGTGCGCGAGTTCTGCGGCCACGGCATCGGCAGGAAGTTCCACGAGGAGCCGCAGATCCTGCATTACGGCAAGCCCGGCGAAGGCACCGTGCTCGAGGCCGGCATGGTGTTCACCATCGAGCCCATGCTCAACCTGGGCAAGCGCGACATCAAGGAACTGGGCCGCGACGGCTGGACCATCGTCACCAAGGACCACAGCCTGTCGGCGCAGTGGGAGCACACGCTGGTGGTGACACCGACCGGCTATGAAGTCATGACGCTGTCGGCCGGCTCGCCGCCGCTGCCGGCCTTCGTCACGGCCACGCGCTGCTGA